A single region of the Streptomyces sp. AM 4-1-1 genome encodes:
- a CDS encoding Cof-type HAD-IIB family hydrolase, which translates to MTSATDSPPPATTRLIATDLDGTLLRDDKTLSDRTVAALAAAEEAGIEVFFVTGRPARWMSVVSDYVHGHGLAICANGAAVVDLHADGRLIQVRPMDRTVALEVVSTLRAVTPGTSFAVELATGIHYEPTYPPFQFEPGADIAVAEKLLYEETPGSGSPVLKILAQHDELAPDDFLTVARAAVGDLVSFTRSSPTALLEASGIGVSKASTLALCCAERGITPAEVVAFGDMPNDVEMLSWAGTSYAMENAHPAAVAAASGRTVANNDDGVAVVIERILAKQSPQAGAQPS; encoded by the coding sequence GTGACCTCAGCTACCGACTCGCCGCCGCCTGCCACCACCCGGCTGATCGCCACCGACCTGGACGGCACCCTGCTGCGTGACGACAAGACCTTGTCGGACCGTACGGTCGCTGCTCTCGCAGCCGCCGAGGAGGCCGGGATTGAGGTCTTCTTCGTGACGGGGCGCCCGGCCCGCTGGATGAGTGTCGTCAGCGACTACGTCCACGGTCACGGCCTGGCCATCTGCGCCAACGGCGCCGCCGTAGTCGACCTTCACGCGGACGGAAGGCTCATCCAGGTCCGCCCCATGGACCGGACCGTGGCCCTCGAAGTGGTCAGTACCCTGCGCGCGGTCACCCCGGGCACTTCGTTCGCCGTGGAACTGGCCACCGGTATCCACTACGAGCCGACGTACCCCCCGTTCCAGTTCGAACCGGGCGCCGACATCGCGGTCGCCGAGAAGCTGCTGTACGAGGAGACACCGGGTTCCGGCTCTCCCGTACTGAAGATCCTCGCCCAGCACGACGAACTGGCCCCGGACGACTTCCTCACGGTGGCCCGTGCCGCGGTCGGCGATCTGGTCTCCTTCACCCGCTCCAGCCCCACCGCGCTGCTGGAGGCCAGCGGTATCGGAGTCTCCAAGGCCAGCACCCTCGCGCTCTGCTGCGCCGAGCGCGGGATCACACCCGCGGAGGTCGTGGCGTTCGGAGACATGCCCAACGACGTGGAAATGCTGAGCTGGGCGGGCACCTCGTACGCGATGGAGAACGCCCATCCGGCGGCTGTTGCCGCGGCCTCAGGCCGTACGGTCGCCAACAATGACGACGGCGTGGCGGTCGTCATCGAGCGCATCCTCGCCAAGCAGTCACCGCAGGCCGGCGCGCAGCCGTCGTGA
- a CDS encoding GAF domain-containing protein → MAEPHPKDSLEAATRAAHGLQGLSTELTSRVPLLLEAMRAVGTGLELRATLDRICETAADLVHARYAAIGVVDEAGRGLSDFVTFGVPPEEGRETGRPPDGHAGLLEALSHDPALVLLPDLTTDPRAAGFPPGHPTTRTFLGVPVRARGEVFGNLYLAEKTDGDAFSDYDLQMVRVLAAEAGIAIGNARLYEAARQRERWIDGSVAVTTALLSGGDADEALSVVAEQARRLAVSTAGIVLLPTGEGGLEIVAVSADDPTALLGAVIPPESPVVRALLSGEAVFVDDSGSDDRMVTGLAGRFGPNMLLPLRNGGQVLGALATPRAPRARPFTGAERTLAVQFASQAALALMTADAQRDRERLAVYEDRDRIARDLHDLVIQRLFATGMMLESAQRTSGVPEVRTGVGRAVDELDVTIQEIRTAIFALQQEPAETLSGLRIRVLREINMASVPLGFTPSHRFLGAVDTLVGELTGKNLIAALREALSNAFRHAEASRIDVVVDATATLPDGRDAVRLSVADDGVGIPADGRRSGLRNLARRAESLGGASWFGGGIGEDGGGATVVWEAPL, encoded by the coding sequence ATGGCAGAGCCCCATCCGAAGGACTCACTCGAAGCCGCCACCCGGGCGGCCCACGGCCTCCAGGGTCTGTCCACGGAGCTGACCTCTCGCGTACCGCTGTTGCTGGAGGCCATGCGCGCCGTCGGCACCGGGCTCGAACTGCGGGCCACCCTCGACCGGATCTGTGAGACGGCGGCCGACCTCGTCCATGCCCGTTACGCGGCGATCGGTGTCGTCGACGAGGCCGGTCGGGGCCTTTCCGATTTCGTCACCTTCGGTGTCCCGCCGGAAGAGGGGCGGGAGACGGGCCGTCCGCCCGACGGCCACGCAGGGCTGCTGGAAGCGCTGAGCCACGACCCGGCCCTCGTCCTGCTGCCCGACCTGACGACCGATCCCCGGGCGGCCGGCTTTCCGCCGGGGCACCCCACGACGCGTACGTTTCTCGGTGTCCCCGTCCGGGCGCGGGGGGAGGTCTTCGGCAACCTCTATCTGGCCGAGAAGACCGATGGGGACGCCTTCAGCGACTACGACCTCCAGATGGTCCGTGTGCTCGCCGCCGAGGCCGGGATCGCCATCGGCAACGCGCGGCTGTACGAGGCGGCTCGGCAGCGGGAGCGGTGGATCGACGGTTCGGTCGCCGTGACGACCGCTCTGCTGTCGGGCGGGGACGCCGACGAAGCGCTCTCCGTCGTCGCCGAACAGGCCCGTCGGCTCGCGGTCTCCACCGCCGGGATCGTGCTCCTGCCGACCGGTGAGGGCGGTCTGGAGATCGTCGCGGTGTCGGCCGACGACCCGACCGCCCTGCTCGGGGCGGTCATTCCTCCGGAGAGCCCGGTGGTGAGGGCGCTGCTGAGCGGCGAGGCGGTGTTCGTCGACGACTCGGGCAGCGACGACCGCATGGTGACCGGGCTTGCCGGACGGTTCGGGCCCAACATGCTGCTGCCCCTGCGCAACGGCGGACAGGTGCTCGGAGCGCTCGCCACGCCACGGGCGCCGAGGGCCAGACCGTTCACCGGGGCCGAACGGACCCTCGCCGTCCAGTTCGCCTCGCAGGCCGCGCTCGCGCTGATGACCGCCGACGCGCAACGGGACCGGGAACGTCTCGCGGTGTACGAGGACCGGGACCGGATCGCCCGTGATCTGCACGATCTCGTCATCCAGCGCCTGTTCGCGACCGGGATGATGCTGGAGAGCGCGCAGCGCACCTCGGGCGTGCCGGAGGTGCGGACGGGGGTCGGACGGGCCGTCGACGAACTCGACGTGACCATCCAGGAGATCCGCACCGCGATCTTCGCGCTCCAGCAGGAGCCGGCCGAGACACTGTCCGGGCTGCGCATCCGGGTGCTGCGCGAGATCAACATGGCGTCCGTGCCGCTCGGTTTCACACCGTCACACCGATTCCTGGGCGCGGTCGACACCCTCGTCGGTGAACTCACCGGAAAGAACCTCATCGCGGCGTTGCGCGAGGCGTTGTCCAATGCCTTCCGGCACGCCGAGGCATCACGGATCGACGTGGTCGTCGACGCGACGGCCACCCTGCCCGACGGCCGGGACGCGGTACGTCTGTCGGTCGCCGACGACGGGGTGGGCATCCCGGCGGACGGTCGGCGCAGCGGCCTGCGGAACCTCGCGCGCCGGGCGGAGTCGCTGGGCGGCGCCAGTTGGTTCGGGGGTGGCATCGGGGAGGACGGGGGCGGGGCGACGGTGGTGTGGGAGGCGCCGCTGTAG